The Cognaticolwellia beringensis genome segment AATTAAATGAGAAATTGCGGTAGATAATAAAATATTAAACTCAAGTTCATCATATTCAGCTGCGACAGGTTCGCACTGCAATAAAAATGCGCCGGTCGCTCTATTTTTGATGGTGTTGAGTAAAAGGTCGCCTAAGGTGTTATTAGTGAGTGAATTAAGAATACTGGCAACGTGAAAACGCAAAAAAGGTTTATATTCTATCGCTTGCACACCTATGGGTAATGCTTGTTCAATAAATTCTTTGACTGTTGCCGAGGTTAATTTTATTACTTGTAAACGTGGGTTTCCTGCATATGGAGCTACCGAAAAACCATAAGGGCTTGCTGCATTATCGATTTTGATTACTGATGTATTCATATTATTACTCTCACACTGTATTAAACTTAAAGGTATTTAGTTAGCTAACAGTCCCGTTAGAAAAAAGTTTTTTAATGTTATCTTCACTGTATTTAAGCAGCGATGATAAAACCTGATGACTATGTTGGCCTAAGTCAGGTGAAGCACTGTTATATTGTAATGGTGTCGCTGAAAGGTTTATGGGTGATGCTATGGTGTTAATAAGCTCACCTTGTTGATTGCTCACTTGCCTAACCATTTCGCGGTGCTTAATTTGCGGGTGGTCAAAAACCTGTTCTAAGGTATTAACTGGGCCACAAGGTACTGCAACAGACTCAAGTTGTTCAATCCACCAAAGCGTTGAATATGAAGCAAGTTTGTTCGCAATAATTGGAATGAGCTTATCTCGGTTAATAACGCGTTGAGCATTGGTGGCAAATAACGCGTTTTGCGCAAGTTCCCCACAATGAGCAACCTGACAAAATTTAACAAATTGACTGTCATTGCCAATGGCTAAAATGATGCTACCATCTTGCGTCGCAAAAGTTTGATAAGGCACAATATTCGGGTGTCCGTTACCTAGTCTTTGTGGATTTTTACCTGTTGCCAAATAGTTCATACCTTGGTTGGCTAATGTCGCTACTTGCACATCTAGCAGGGCAATATCGATATGTTGACCTGCATTTGTTTGATGACGAGCCATGAGTGCAGCCAAAATTGCATTGCAACTGTACAAACCTGTCATAACATCAACCAAGGCAACGCCGACTTTCATTGGCATGCCATCAGGCTCACCCGTTAAGCTCATCAAGCCACCTTCACCTTGGATCATGGCATCGTAACCGGCTTTATGTGCGCTGGGTCCACTTTGTCCAAAGCCAGTAATAGAGCAATATACTAAGCGGGGATTAATCGCTTTTACGCTTTCATAATCTAGCCCGTACTTAGTCAGTCCACCGACTTTATAATTTTCAATGAGCACATCTGCCTGAGCAATTAAATCTTTAATCACTTGTTGACCTTGCTGCTGAGTAATATCAATCGCGATAGATTGTTTATTACGATTTACACAGTGAAAATATGCGGCCTGTGGCGGCTGTTCTTCATTCGCTTCTTTGATAAAAGGAGGGCCCCAAAAGCGAGTATCATCACCTTTTTTAGGACGCTCCACTTTTATCACTTCTGCGCCCATGTCAGCTAACATTTGCGAAGCCCAAGGCCCCGCTAAAATGCGGCTTAAATCGACAACTTTTATGTTCCCCAATGCGCTAGTCATTAGCAGAAAGCCTGATAACCTGTGATAGCACGACCCAATATTAGCGCGTGCACATCGTGTGTACCTTCATAGGTATTAACCGCTTCAAGATTCATCATATGGCGAATTACACCAAATTCATCACTAATACCATTGCCACCATGCATATCACGCGCAACGCGAGCAATATCAAGAGACTTGCCACAATTATTACGTTTTAATAAGGAGATTAATTCAACCGGACATTGATCTGCATCCATTAAGCGACCCATTTGCAAGCACCCCTGTAAACCAAGGGATATCTCAGTTTGCATATCAGCCAGTTTCTTTTGAATAAGCTGATTTGAAGCCAAAGGACGACCAAATTGCTGACGGTCTAAGGTATAGTTTCTTGCTGAGTTAAAGCAAAATTCTGCCGCGCCTAATGAGCCCCAAGCAATACCGTAACGTGCTTTATTTAAACAACCAAAAGGTCCTGCTAAGCCGGTAATTTCTGGGAACATATTTTCAGCCGGTACAAAAACGTTATCCATCACAATTTCGCCTGTTATTGAAGCACGTAATGAAAATTTACCTTCAATTTTGGGGGCAGACAAACCTTCCATACCTTTTTCCAACACGAAGCCACGAATTTTACGATCGAGCTTTGCCCACACGACAAAAACATCGGCAATAGGAGAATTTGTGATCCACATTTTATTACCGGTTAAACGATAACCACCGTCAACTTTCTTGGCATGTGTGGTCATTGAGGCAGGATCACTACCCGAGTTAGGCTCAGTCAAACCAAAACAACCCACCCATTCACCCGAAGCAAGTTTAGGTAAATACTTCATGCGTTGTTCTTCCGTGCCGTAAGCATATATTGGATGCATTACGAGTGAAGATTGCACACTCATTGCGCTGCGATAACCACTGTCAACACGCTCTACTTCACGCGCAATTAAACCATAACTGACATAATTGACTTCACTGCCGCCATATTTAGCCGGCAAAGTAGCACCCAACAAACCTAATTGACCTAATTCACGCATGATTTCACGATCAAAATGTTCATGTCTATTGGCTTCAAGCACACGTGGCAGTAACTTTTCTTGGCAATAATCATGAGCAGAGTCACGGATCATTCGTTCTTCTTCGGTCAGTTGACTATCAAGAAACATCGGGTCTTGCCAATTAAAAGGGGTCAATTTTGTGTTCATAGAGTTACTCTTTTTTATATAGTTTTGCAGTAAGCATTTATTTTATGACTGTACTCTATCGCTAATGACAAAATAAATATAATATATAGTTATTATATTTTTCATAACTTTTATTTATAGCTTGAAATAACATGAATTTAAAACGTCTAGAATATTTCTGTCAATTGGCCGCAATAGGCAACTTTACAAGAGCAGCACTTAAAATTGGTATTGCTCAGCCAGCCTTGACTATTTCGATTCAAAAGCTCGAACAAGAAGTTGGCTTAAAACTGATCAACCGCGCAGAAAAAAATGCGTTATTAACTGCCGAAGGCGAAGTATTGAATAAACGGGCAATTCAACTATTAAGCCAAGTAAAACAAGTGGAATTAGAGCTAGAAGATCTAAAAAATCTCGGGCAAGGCACCATTCGTTTTGGTGTTTCCGCTATGATGGGCTCTTATTATTTTCCAAAAGTATTGACCGAGTTTAAGCAAAAGCACCCAAAAATAAAAATACAATTAGTCGACCAAGGTACTGCAGCGCTTGAAAAGATGTTGCTCAATGGTGAGCTGGATTTAGCCTTAATACGCGGTGACTTAGAGAATCAACAGCTGCGATATACTGAACTTATTAATGAAGAAGTCGTGGCCGGTATGGCAAGTACGCACGAGCTTGCTACAGAGCGAACCATCTCACTTGCACAATTTTGTCAGCAGCCACTCGTACTATTCCATGAAGGGTATTTTTTACGTGAAGTGGTTAGTCAATATTCAAAAAAACATCATGTAGACTTAGACATACGTATGGAAACGAACCTTATTGAGCTGCAAAAGTCATTGGTGCGCAATGAAGTAGGTATAACCACTTGTTTATCGCGTATTTTACAAAATGATCAGAAGATGACATCGATAGCTTTTGAGCCAAAAATAGAATTTAAATTGAGTTTAGCATGGAAAAAAAGTCACTCGCTTTCTAACGCCAGTAAAGCCTTCATGACTTATTTAAGCTCAACACCTGAACCGTTAACCTAAATGATCGATATAATGTTTTGAACAAGGTTAGTTTATGGGAGTTAAGGTTTAGCTGGAAAATTAGCCTAATCTCGACGATAGCTGATGATTAGGCTAAACAGGATTAAATATGCTTAAGTAAAATCTAGTCAAACTTAATGAAGCCAAACTAAACATGGTTAAACTTTGGCTATTTACCAGCTACCTGAATTTTCCATACTTAACCAAGGTTCTTGTGGTGCTAAACGTTCACCTTTTTGCAGTAACTCAATAGAAACATTATCTGGTGATTTTACAAATGCCATATGACCACAACGTGGAGGTCTATTAATGGTAATACCTGCAGCCATTAACTTTTCACACAAAGCATAAATATCGTCAACTTCAAAAGCTAAGTGGCCAAAATTTCTGCCGACGGTGTACTCTTCTTCTGAACCCCAATTGTGGGTAAGTTCTATTTCAGGAGCGCCAGGCTCAGTCGCTAAGAAAATTAAGCTAAATTTACCTTCCGGCACATCTACTCGCTTAGTTTCTATTAAGCCTAAATGGGTTATATAGAAATCTAATGATTTATCTAGGTCTTTAATACGAACCATTGTGTGTAAAAATTTCATAGTTTACTTATCCAATCTATCTTAAAATTCACAAAGACTTTCTATTAAAAAGGTGTCACATCAATGTTGTTAACACTTTTGATAGTATATCTTCAACTTGAAAAAATATTGACCTCCACCGCAAGCTCAGTGCGATTGAGGACTAGGTAAATATGGGGAAAACCGCAATGGTAAGCCAGCATATAGAAGTGTTTTATTATTTCACAGATTTAATAAAGGAGGAATACTTCAAAGTGTTGTTTTGTAATCGAAGTAGTCTAAAAAGCAAATTAGGACCGTTCAGACTTTGTGTTTAACACTACTTTATGCCGCGCATATACCGCCTTCTCGTATGGAATCACTGGCCTCGTTGCTAAATATTCCAGAAAAAGTATCTGCTCATGGACAAAAGATGGTGTTATTGCGTAACGCTAAATAAGTACGACTTACCCCCCCAATTCGTTTTTATTGGAAAGTTACATTACACATTAGAAAAAAGTTATAATTGGGGGCTGAAATTTGTAGCCCAAAAATTAATATTCGTTGAAGCTTATACTTGGTTTAGCAGTATTAACACCATCCTATGTTATGTAAATCCAGCGTAGATGACTCTTAAATTAAAAGCCCTTGAGTTAATTACTTAGTCTTCAGTTTTATCTTTAAAGTCGCATAAATCTTCGATAATACATGATCCGCAGCGGGGCTTTCTAGCAATACAGGTGTATCGGCCATGTAGAATTAACCAATGATGTAAATTAAAAAAGAACTCTGTTTTTCTTGGTGTGTGTTTGACAATATTCTGTTCAGTTTCTTCTACTGTTTTACCTTTAGCGTAACCTGTGCGGTTAGCGACTCGCTGGATATGTGTATCCACGGCTATAAAGTATTTACCTTCATTATCTTTTAGCCAGCCAAACGCGGTATTTAATACTACATTAGCGGTTTTTCTGCCCACACCGGGTAGGGCTTCAAGTGCCGCTCGGTTTTGTGGTACTTCACCGCCATGTAAATCAATTAACATTTGGCAGGTTTTAAGCGTATTTACCGCCTTGGTATTAAATAAACCAATGGTTTTAATATACGATTTTAAGCCATCTAGACCAAGGTCAAGTAGTGCTTGTGGTGTATTGGCTATCGGGTATAGTTTATCCGTGGCTTTATTAACGCTTACATCAGTCGCTTGAGCCGATAATAAAACAGCGATTAATAACTCAAATGGACTTGAAAAATTAAGCTCGGTAGTCGGATTTGGATCGTTGTCCCTTAATCGAGATAGCATCTCTATTCGTTTTTCTTTATTCATCAGACTTATATTCTTTATTTTGACTTAAGTATTCAGAGTTAACTTTCAAAGTTTACCCGTACACGTTCAATGGCTTTTTCTAGTTTTTTCGGTTTAGCTAGGGCTATTTTATTGTCGATCAGGTTTTTTCCTGCGATTAAAAACCCCATGGCAATAAAAGCACCTGGCGGCAATATTGCTAATAAAAACTGACTATCAAGTTGGTATATTTCCAACCTTAGACCTGTTGCCCATGGCCCTAGGAGTAAGTTTGCGCCATCGAATAACGTGCCTTGCCCTAAGACCTCACGTATTGCACCTAGTACCATTAAAACAGCTAAAAAACCAAGTCCCATCATCAAACCATCAAAGCTAGCTAGCTTAATAGGATTTTTAGACGCATAAGCTTCTGCACGACCAATAATGGCACAGTTAGTGACAATAAGTGGCAGAAAAATACCTAGCGACTGATATAAATCATAAGTGAATGCATTCATTAGCAGTTGCACACAGGTAACAAAAGTAGCGATGATAAGAACAAAAATTGGAATACGAATTTCTTTTGGAACCCATTGTCTGATCGCTGACACCGTTGCGTTTGAGCAAATAAGCACAAACAGTGTGGCAATGCCTAAGCCTAATGCGTTAACAACAGTCGAGGTTACGGCCAGTAATGGACAAAGACCAAGCAATTGTACTAAGCCAGGATTATTTTTCCATAAGCCTTGCCAAGCCAGCTCTTTATATTCGGGATTTAATTTCATAGTTCAGCTCCACAATTGCTAGCGGCATTAAAAATAACTGCTTGATTAGCTTGAAAGTAATCGATTGTTTTTCTAACCGTATTTACGACAGCTCTAGGGGTGATGGTGGCTCCCGTAAACTGATCGAACATACCTCCGTCTTTAATAACCGCCCAGCGATTGTCATTATTTCCTAGCAGTTTTTTACCCGCGAATGTGTCGATCCAATCACTTTTTCTTAACTCGATTTTATCACCTAAACCTGGCGTTTCCTTATGTAGCAATGTTCTTACGCCACTAACACTGCCATCAGTATTTAAGGCGATTAATAACTCGATGTTGCCATTATAACCGTCTGGAGCAACTGTTTTAATTGCTGCTGCGGTCGGCACATTATTGAGGCGAGCGCGATAAATAACATCGATTAGTAAGTCAGAATTATTGTCAATTGGCGCTAAAATACAGTCAAGAAACATTTTATTATCATGGCTGCTGGGTTGAATAACTTCATTTAACTGTTGAATTAATTGTTGTTGAGCTTGAAATTCAATACGATCTTCTGTGAGCAGTTGTACTAAAGCAACCGCCGCAGTACAAACAATAGCAAATATACCTAATATTATTGAGTTTTTACTAATGGCAGGCATTAACTCAGACATTATTTCTTCACTCCTAAATTATGTCCGTAAGTGCGTGGGCGAGTATATTGGTCAATTAATGGTGCAGCCATATTACAAAGTAAAACGGCAAAAGCGATGGCATCAGGATAACCGCCAAACTTTCTGATCAAATAAACCAATAAGCCAGCAAGTGCACCAAAGACTAATCGACCTTTAACACTTGTTGCTCCAGAAACTGGGTCAGTTAGGATGAAAAAAGCGCCTAACATAGTTGCACCAGTAAACCAGTGAAACATGGTTGAAGCACTACTGTCAGGACTAATAATGAAGCCAATAAAGCTACAAACAAACAAGCTTGCTAAAAAGCTTACAGGAGTTGTCCAGTGAATCGCTTTTTTACTCAGTAAAAATAGTCCACCAAGTAAAAAACCCGCATTTATCCATTCCCAGCCGATACCAAAGTGCTTTCCTATAACGGGGTCGTTCATACTTTCAACTACTGTTAGGCCAAGCGTAATGTTAGTTTTTACGGTATCGAGCGGGGTTGCCATGGTAAAGCCATCAATGTGCGTGCGAATTTGTTCAACAGAATAGCCTTGAGGCGTATAACCGGAGAAAATAACCGCGAGTGTGTCATTAAATTGTATATCCATCGCCAGTAATGATAATGGTGGTTGCCACTGCGTCATTTGGACAGGAAATGATATCAACAACATGACATAAGCTGCCATAGCAGGGTTAAACGGGTTGTGGCCTAAACCACCATAAAGCTGTTTAACCACTACAATAGCAAATAAACTCCCGATAATAGTAATCCACCAAGGCGCTAAAGCAGGTAAACTTATACCTAATAAAACAGCGGTTAATATGGCACTTCCGTCAAATAACTGAGTTGTTATTTTTTTATCTCGTAGTGATAACACCGTAAATTCAGCAACAATGGCGGTAATTACGGCTAATAAAATATGAATTAAGTTACCCCAACCAAAGAAATACCATTGAGCAAATATGCCTGGAATTGCGGCATAAATTACCAGCCTCATCAGGGCCGATGTTTCACTTTGTTGATGATTATGCGGAGAACTTGCTATCCAAAATGCCATGGTACTTATTTACTCTGAAGTTGATGATTTATCGGATGAAGCAGCCAGTTTTTTGGCTTTCGCTTTAGCGACTGCGGCTGCAATTCGCGCTTTTTTATTTGCAGCACTTGCAGCTTGTGTTGCTAGTACACGTTTATCTTCACTTTCTTTCGATTCTGATATCGTGCTTAATGGTATATCAGATGTCTGCTGAGACTTTACAGCCAATTTCTTTGCTTTCGCTTTAGCTACTGCAGCAGCTATCTTAGCTTTTCTATCTACGTTTGAACTGTCAATGGCATTAACCGTCAGGGGTTCACCGTTGTCTTCATTTTCGCTCAAATGGTCGATATTTATAATTTCTGTTGCTGTTATTTCTGTTTTATTTGGCGTTTTTTCTGCATTTTCAAGCACTGGTTCAGTGTTTAAAATTGCGTCTGCGTCTGCTTTTGCTTTTACCTTTAACTTAGCTTTGGCAATAGCGGCGGCAACTTTAGCTTTTTTATTTCCTGCTTCGTTGTCATTTTCCTCGGTAGTCGACTCATTGGCAATTACATCAGGTTTTAATATCTGACTTGCTTCCACGGTAGGTTCAGCTGGAATATTTTCATTGCTTGATGCTGCTTCAGCTTTGCGTTTTTTTGCCTTAGCTTTAGCAATAGCGGCAGCAACTTTAGCTTTTTTATCTATAACAACGGGCGCAGCTTGCGCTAATGACGTTGAGCTAGGCGACTCATTGTCTTGTAGAGTATCTAACGAATCTATTTTTGCTTGGTTTTTCTGTACTAATTTTTTCGCTTTTGCTCTTGCTATAGCATTAGCGACCTGGCTTTTACTGTTATCATTTTGTGCTGCGGTCACTGTCGATGCGGCGCTTGTATCCATAGGATTATCTGCAGTATTGGCAGCAGTATTGGTTGATAAGCTCGCTTGGGCTTTTTTGGCTTTTACGCGAGCTAATGCGTCAGCCACTGCAGACTTTTCTGATTTTGCTGCTGTGGTGCCTGAATTCATTCTGGCTTTGCGAGCTTCAGCGGCAATTTTATGTTTCTCTGCACGGGCAATTTTTTCTCGCTCAAGCCTTAGTTTACGTGCTTCAAATCTTACTTTGGCTTTTTCGGCTTTAATGTCGAGTAACTTTTGTTGACGAATTTCAGCTTTCGCAACTCGATAATAATGCACTAACGGAATTTGACTTGGACATACATAAGCACACGCGCCACATTCAATACAATCAAATAAGTTCAGTTTCGTTAGCTGTGGCTGATCTTTTGCTTTCGCACTCCATTGCAATTCTTGTGGTAATAACTGTGCAGGGCATACATCGGCACATTGGCCACAACGAATACATTCTACCTCTTTACTGCTGGTAGAGGAAAAAGGTGAAGCTATTTCAATTTCACTGGGTGCTAAGATACAGTTAGTGCTTTTTATCACTGGCACTTGATCATGCGGTAAACTAAAGCCCATCATAGGGCCACCCATAATTAAGTGTCGTTTTTCGCTGTTTTGATAGCCACATTGGTTGGTTAGAAATCCAACGGGTGTGCCAATAAGTGCCCATATATTTTGTGGTTTTTCGAGCGCTTGCCCGCTAACAGTAACAACACGTTTTATTAATGGTGTATCGTTAATAACAGCGTCAGCAATAGCAAAGCAAGTAGCAACGTTTTGCATTACTATCCCTAAAGAACTTGGTAATACGCCCGACGGTACTTCTTGACCTGTTAATATTTGAATAAGTTGCTTTTCGCCACCACTCGGGTATTTTGTCGGTATAACACAAACTTTTATATTCTCGATATCTGCTGTGGCTTTTTGTAAGGCCTCAATGGCTTTGGGTTTGTTATCTTCAATACCAATAAGAATATGTTTCGGCGTTAATAAATGGTCGACAATTTTAATACCATCTAAAATAGTTGGGCTATGCTCTTGGATCAATAAGTCATCAGCGGTGATATAGGGTTCGCACTCAGCAGCATTAATGATGAGATAGTCAATTTTAGCTAAAGTGCTGACTTTTACTTGCGTAGGAAAGCCTGCGCCGCCCATACCTGAAATACCTGCATTCGCTATTTTTTCTAAGATTTGTGCTTTGCTTAATAACTGAAAGTCAGGACAAATATGTCGTTGTTTCCAAGTGTCCTGGCCGTCAGGAGTGAGTATTATACAAGTTTCGCTTAAGCCTGAAGGATGGGGGATTGCCATCGACTTAATTGCCGTAATGGTGCCACTAGTCGGTGCATGTACCGGCAAAGACATTGGAGTGTCACTGGCACTTAATGCTTGCCCTTTAAGCACTTTGTCGCCAACCTTGATAATTAAATCACCGGCTTGACCAATATGTTGGCGAATAGGGATGATTAATTGTTCTGGTATCTGCGCACTTGCAATAGGTTTGTTACAGGTGAGAAACTTTTGCTCAGGCGGATGTATGCCGCCATGAAACTGCCAGAAATTTCCTCGTTGTATACGTTCAATTACCGATTCCACCCAAACCTCTTCTTAATCTATCTGTACTACAGGAATACTATTTAGATCCCATTGCCAGTTTTGTGTTGTTGTGGCAACTGGGATCATTTCTATACAATCTACTGGGCATGGGGCAACACATAGGTCGCAACCAGTACATTCGTCCGCAATTATTGTATGCATTTGTTTGGTTGTGCCGATGATGGCGTCAACAGGACAAGCCTGAATACACTTGGTACAACCAATGCAATCTTCTTCAATAATAAAAGCTACTTTAGGTGAATTATCTGTTTCGTGATTCTCATCTAAAGGCTGAACTTCAACTCCCATTAAATCTGCTATTTTTTTTATGGTATCTTCACCGCCAGGGGCGCACTTATTTATAGCTTCCCCATTAGCGACTGCTTCTGCATAAGGTTTACATCCAGGGTAACCACATTGACCACATTGTGTTTGTGGGAGAAGCGCGTCTAATTGCTCAGCAAGAGGATCACCAATAACTTTAAACTGTACAGAGGCGAAACCTAATAAGGCGCCAAACAATGCGGCAATAACACCGACGACTAATATTGCGATGAGTGTGCTCATTAAAACTTAACCAATCCTGTAAAGCCCATGAATGCTAGTGACATTAAACCCGCGGTGATCATGGCAATAGCCGAACCTTTGAAGGGGGCAGGGACATCGGCATTGGCTAATTTTTCACGCATGGCTGAAAACATAATCAATACCAAAGAAAAACCAACAGCAGCACCGAAACCATAAATAATTGATTCAAAGAAATTATGTTGTTCATAAAGATTCAACAATGCAACACCAAGCACGGCACAATTAGTGGTGATCAGTGGAAGAAAAATACCTAATAAGCGGTATAAATTAGCACTAGTTTTATGAACAACCATTTCAGTAAATTGTACGACAACGGCAATGACTAAAATAAAGGTCATTGTCGTTAAATATTCCAAACCTAACGGTGCAAGAATATAACTATTTACGATATAGCTGAGTAATGACGCTAGTGTCATGACAAAGGTTGTCGCAAAAGACATACCTATGGCGGTTTCAGTTCTAGACGACACGCCCATAAATGGACATAAGCCAAGAAACTTAACCAAGACAAAGTTATTTACTAATACTGTGCCAACAAGTAGCAAGAGATAATCAGTCATTCGATCAATATTTTACCGTGAAAATTCGCACTATTATCCGTGTTTATCTAGCAATAAACAACATACGAACAGTAGGGATATTCATTTTAATGTTGAGTTATTTAAATGTGCGAGTGAAACTGTATTAAAGTTAACCAAGGAAGCGGTAGAAAATGTTTTCTAAACACCTTTAAAAAAACTAAAGCCACTAGAATATAGTGGCTTTAGTTGAAGGTATATAAACTAACTATACTGAAGATATAGTTCTGGGCTTACCAATATAGAAACCCTGGCAGCCATCAACAAATAGTTTTTCAAGCATAAATTTCTCTTCTTGGCTTTCAACACTTTCTGCCAACACGCTAATACTTAGTCTGTGTGCTAAGTCGACCATCAAACGCATAAAATATTGATTGTTTTTGTCTTCGTCAATATCACGAGTATAGGTGCTATCCATTTTTATAAAATCAGGTTTTAAATCTCTGAAAAATTTAAAAGAGGTTAATCCTATACC includes the following:
- a CDS encoding CaiB/BaiF CoA transferase family protein, giving the protein MTSALGNIKVVDLSRILAGPWASQMLADMGAEVIKVERPKKGDDTRFWGPPFIKEANEEQPPQAAYFHCVNRNKQSIAIDITQQQGQQVIKDLIAQADVLIENYKVGGLTKYGLDYESVKAINPRLVYCSITGFGQSGPSAHKAGYDAMIQGEGGLMSLTGEPDGMPMKVGVALVDVMTGLYSCNAILAALMARHQTNAGQHIDIALLDVQVATLANQGMNYLATGKNPQRLGNGHPNIVPYQTFATQDGSIILAIGNDSQFVKFCQVAHCGELAQNALFATNAQRVINRDKLIPIIANKLASYSTLWWIEQLESVAVPCGPVNTLEQVFDHPQIKHREMVRQVSNQQGELINTIASPINLSATPLQYNSASPDLGQHSHQVLSSLLKYSEDNIKKLFSNGTVS
- a CDS encoding acyl-CoA dehydrogenase produces the protein MNTKLTPFNWQDPMFLDSQLTEEERMIRDSAHDYCQEKLLPRVLEANRHEHFDREIMRELGQLGLLGATLPAKYGGSEVNYVSYGLIAREVERVDSGYRSAMSVQSSLVMHPIYAYGTEEQRMKYLPKLASGEWVGCFGLTEPNSGSDPASMTTHAKKVDGGYRLTGNKMWITNSPIADVFVVWAKLDRKIRGFVLEKGMEGLSAPKIEGKFSLRASITGEIVMDNVFVPAENMFPEITGLAGPFGCLNKARYGIAWGSLGAAEFCFNSARNYTLDRQQFGRPLASNQLIQKKLADMQTEISLGLQGCLQMGRLMDADQCPVELISLLKRNNCGKSLDIARVARDMHGGNGISDEFGVIRHMMNLEAVNTYEGTHDVHALILGRAITGYQAFC
- a CDS encoding LysR family transcriptional regulator; protein product: MNLKRLEYFCQLAAIGNFTRAALKIGIAQPALTISIQKLEQEVGLKLINRAEKNALLTAEGEVLNKRAIQLLSQVKQVELELEDLKNLGQGTIRFGVSAMMGSYYFPKVLTEFKQKHPKIKIQLVDQGTAALEKMLLNGELDLALIRGDLENQQLRYTELINEEVVAGMASTHELATERTISLAQFCQQPLVLFHEGYFLREVVSQYSKKHHVDLDIRMETNLIELQKSLVRNEVGITTCLSRILQNDQKMTSIAFEPKIEFKLSLAWKKSHSLSNASKAFMTYLSSTPEPLT
- a CDS encoding VOC family protein; protein product: MKFLHTMVRIKDLDKSLDFYITHLGLIETKRVDVPEGKFSLIFLATEPGAPEIELTHNWGSEEEYTVGRNFGHLAFEVDDIYALCEKLMAAGITINRPPRCGHMAFVKSPDNVSIELLQKGERLAPQEPWLSMENSGSW
- the nth gene encoding endonuclease III, whose amino-acid sequence is MNKEKRIEMLSRLRDNDPNPTTELNFSSPFELLIAVLLSAQATDVSVNKATDKLYPIANTPQALLDLGLDGLKSYIKTIGLFNTKAVNTLKTCQMLIDLHGGEVPQNRAALEALPGVGRKTANVVLNTAFGWLKDNEGKYFIAVDTHIQRVANRTGYAKGKTVEETEQNIVKHTPRKTEFFFNLHHWLILHGRYTCIARKPRCGSCIIEDLCDFKDKTED
- a CDS encoding electron transport complex subunit E; translated protein: MKLNPEYKELAWQGLWKNNPGLVQLLGLCPLLAVTSTVVNALGLGIATLFVLICSNATVSAIRQWVPKEIRIPIFVLIIATFVTCVQLLMNAFTYDLYQSLGIFLPLIVTNCAIIGRAEAYASKNPIKLASFDGLMMGLGFLAVLMVLGAIREVLGQGTLFDGANLLLGPWATGLRLEIYQLDSQFLLAILPPGAFIAMGFLIAGKNLIDNKIALAKPKKLEKAIERVRVNFES
- the rsxG gene encoding electron transport complex subunit RsxG, translated to MSELMPAISKNSIILGIFAIVCTAAVALVQLLTEDRIEFQAQQQLIQQLNEVIQPSSHDNKMFLDCILAPIDNNSDLLIDVIYRARLNNVPTAAAIKTVAPDGYNGNIELLIALNTDGSVSGVRTLLHKETPGLGDKIELRKSDWIDTFAGKKLLGNNDNRWAVIKDGGMFDQFTGATITPRAVVNTVRKTIDYFQANQAVIFNAASNCGAEL
- the rsxD gene encoding electron transport complex subunit RsxD, translated to MAFWIASSPHNHQQSETSALMRLVIYAAIPGIFAQWYFFGWGNLIHILLAVITAIVAEFTVLSLRDKKITTQLFDGSAILTAVLLGISLPALAPWWITIIGSLFAIVVVKQLYGGLGHNPFNPAMAAYVMLLISFPVQMTQWQPPLSLLAMDIQFNDTLAVIFSGYTPQGYSVEQIRTHIDGFTMATPLDTVKTNITLGLTVVESMNDPVIGKHFGIGWEWINAGFLLGGLFLLSKKAIHWTTPVSFLASLFVCSFIGFIISPDSSASTMFHWFTGATMLGAFFILTDPVSGATSVKGRLVFGALAGLLVYLIRKFGGYPDAIAFAVLLCNMAAPLIDQYTRPRTYGHNLGVKK
- the rsxC gene encoding electron transport complex subunit RsxC, producing MESVIERIQRGNFWQFHGGIHPPEQKFLTCNKPIASAQIPEQLIIPIRQHIGQAGDLIIKVGDKVLKGQALSASDTPMSLPVHAPTSGTITAIKSMAIPHPSGLSETCIILTPDGQDTWKQRHICPDFQLLSKAQILEKIANAGISGMGGAGFPTQVKVSTLAKIDYLIINAAECEPYITADDLLIQEHSPTILDGIKIVDHLLTPKHILIGIEDNKPKAIEALQKATADIENIKVCVIPTKYPSGGEKQLIQILTGQEVPSGVLPSSLGIVMQNVATCFAIADAVINDTPLIKRVVTVSGQALEKPQNIWALIGTPVGFLTNQCGYQNSEKRHLIMGGPMMGFSLPHDQVPVIKSTNCILAPSEIEIASPFSSTSSKEVECIRCGQCADVCPAQLLPQELQWSAKAKDQPQLTKLNLFDCIECGACAYVCPSQIPLVHYYRVAKAEIRQQKLLDIKAEKAKVRFEARKLRLEREKIARAEKHKIAAEARKARMNSGTTAAKSEKSAVADALARVKAKKAQASLSTNTAANTADNPMDTSAASTVTAAQNDNSKSQVANAIARAKAKKLVQKNQAKIDSLDTLQDNESPSSTSLAQAAPVVIDKKAKVAAAIAKAKAKKRKAEAASSNENIPAEPTVEASQILKPDVIANESTTEENDNEAGNKKAKVAAAIAKAKLKVKAKADADAILNTEPVLENAEKTPNKTEITATEIINIDHLSENEDNGEPLTVNAIDSSNVDRKAKIAAAVAKAKAKKLAVKSQQTSDIPLSTISESKESEDKRVLATQAASAANKKARIAAAVAKAKAKKLAASSDKSSTSE